The Triticum aestivum cultivar Chinese Spring chromosome 6D, IWGSC CS RefSeq v2.1, whole genome shotgun sequence genomic sequence GTGGCGGCGACGGCACGTGGCTCCGGTGGGGTAGGGCCGGCGAGGGAACGACGGCGGCAAGGGACCAGgggcggcgagggagaggcgacgaTGGAGGAGATCAATGAGGAACTAGGGGAAAGGAGTTAGCAAAATTGCCGCGCGGGGTTAAgtcaaagtagcagtagcgctggtaggcAAAAAGcgttatagctaagttagctatagcgctttccacgaaaacgcgctactgctataggaagtagttatttattttcctttttcttttatgtttatctAAGGAATGTAGATGTAGCGCGGGCTtataaaacgcgctactgctatagtaaCTACAGCGCTTTGTGGCAACAAGCACTACTGCTATGCTTTTCttctttaattttctttttcttttgtttatctttatatttccttttttcatttctcctttttctacttctttcattttcatttacttttctacattttttttattttattttctttctttagcagtagcgctctatacAAGAAACGCGCTACTACAAGGCACTTAACGGTATCGTGCTTTTTGCATcctcgctactactattcctagcctaccgacaACAGTGTGGGAATTATAGTAATAGCGCTTTTACGTGCAGACACGCTACTGCTACAACCATAGTTGTAGCGCGCTTTATTGACACGCGCTActtctaagtagcagtagcgctctgtcCTAGACagtgctactgctatacctctgtgtataaggttttccctagtaatgTGGAGTTCTAAATGTTGGCTTAACtacatctggtgcaacaagctcaACAGGGATTCTTCCAACACAAATAATCTACTTCATGTTCGCATGATCAAATGAGCATGTGGTTGTTTTGGAACTCTCAGGTATGACACGGATGCCCACATAATCCCCTCCTTGAAACGAAGCCATCCTCAGCTGCGTGGTGGTTTTAGAGACCTTCTTCTTTACTGAAAGAATATCATCCTCCTTAATAGCATTAGCAAACATTTGCTGCAACACACGTCACCTTCCAGCGCCCCAAAAAGAATAAGTGTTGGACCTTCCCTCGTGTGTGGCATGATGATCATATTGGCATGACCTTCCtaataataattgacatgcatcCATTGGCAAAACATCATAGATGGCTGTATCACTATAGTCGCCAACTAGAAAATTGACACGCACCTTTTGAGTAACTTCCAATTTTCCCGACTGATATAACCAGTCGACGCAGTGTGGTTGTGGGTGCTTCCAGGTAGGCAAAGCTAAAGCATCCACCAAGCCCTTGATGACTGCATTGGTGTAGCTTCCACCACTGCTGAAATTTCCTTATATGCCGGGTGCCAGGCTCTTCGCCGAGAGCCAAAACATGGACACTCGGCAAAGTAAACAACGCCGAGAGCCACACTCGGCAAACCTGGCTTCATGACAACTAGTTGACGTTGCCGTCACGCGCTCACGGCGAACGAGCACCGCACGGCAAACGGGGCAGGCGCTGAGAGACACGCACGGCAAAGAGAAGCCACGTGGATGCCCGTTCGGAACTAACGGTGCCGTCACTTGGCTTACCTATACCGAGAGCCGCGACATCGCCCTCGGTAAAAACACATCACAGAAACATTTTACTACCTGACATGTGGTCCCACTGGTCACATTTATCAATAAAAGTTTTAAATTATTTGGTAAATTATTAATAAGAATAATATGACGATGTCTTTGCCGAGAGCCATGCTCAGCAATGCCCGAATAGGACGCGGTACAAATTATGAAGCGCGCGCGGTCCGGCGCCCCAAATTTGCAACGCATGATAGTGCTTTTTAGCGCGTGCTCTAAACTTTTTTGCGCGCGCACTATTTTGCAACATCTGCTAGAGCGTCTCCGCGCCCAAAAAGAACGGCTTTTAGCGCGCGGAGCAGTTTTTGCGCATCCGTTGGAGATGCTCTAGAAGAAAGCAAGCATACTCATACTAAATCCATCCATCCATTGCTCCTTCCTTTTCTTTTCGGCCGTAAGAATTTCTGTTGTGTCTGTCCTTTTACATCGTGTGTGAATGATCATGATGAACTGGCTGGTGCGTGGACGGTACAGTAACACATTTCGTCAGCAGATATCTTCACCAGCGAAGCAGCCGATGCAAACAGCCTCCGATGTCACTCCGTCCTTCTCTTAGCTGCCTGGGCGAAATGACGTGCTTGCCTGCTCGTGCCATTAGCGTCGCTGGATCATGAGAAAGTGGCAGTGTGCACACTGCATCCCCATGAGGTCATGACACCACACCTTACCTTCCATAGCAGAACTGGGGGCTTGGCCTCTCATCAGAATTGCATCTTGCTTAACTGCCATTAATCAATTGAGCGAGCCACATCATTTGCATTTGCATTGGCCATCTTTACTGGTAGAGTCAGGATAAATCAAGTTTTGAGATCCCTCACACCTTTCTTGCACCCCACCTACCCATAACAGCCTCCGATCACGGCGATGATACCAGCGCGGCGATGGATAAAAGGCGAGAGCACATTCATGCTAATTGTCAGGTTTTCAGTTCTCACCAGTAATATAATTAGGTACTTGCATTTCTGAATTGCATCCCCAAAATGGCATAGAGGTGTATGGCCCTATACATACTTTGCTGATGAGTGATGATGCAACACCCCTGTTGCAGCCTTCAGTTGAAGCGGTTCTTCAGTTAGCAATTGCTTTCGGCTGATCCGTCGACCGACCGCGCCGGAAAGCGTTCTGAAAGGTAGCTTTCTTCTGACACCATCCAAGAACAGCTAGCTATAACGGCAGTCGTGCTAGGTTTATGTAATTCTGTTAGCTCACACTtgattttgatcctctgtttgctTGCTGATGATCATGATGaatgcatgcatgatactagtactGTATAATGTACTACCTTTGCTGCATGCGATCGTGTGTAGCCCTGTGACACCGGTGACATCAACAAATCCTATCCTGATTCCTGACAGCAGGGAAAGCCTTGCGTGTATGATGTGTCACTCACTTGCTCGATCCTAGGACAAGCTGACCACTGCGCACTGGCGCTGAGCTGAGCGATGGCAGGAGGAGACTATCACCAGCAGAGCATCATCGGCGGCCGTGCGGCTGTTCATGGCCatggagggggaggcggcggcacCGTGGAGGCTGCGCTCAGGCCGCTCGTCGGCGGCGCCCACGGCTGGGACTACTGCATCTACTGGCGGCTCTCTCCTGACCAGCGGTATGTGCGTGTGTTCGATTGTTCATGCGATTCTTGCATGCAGCCAGAGCTTGATGATGATGATCCATCATTCATGGCAGGTTCTTGGAGATGACGGGGTTCTGCTGCAGCGCGGAGTTCGAGGCGCAGGTGGCCACGCTCGCCGACGTCCCTTCCTCCATCCCTCTCGACTCCTCCTCCATCGGGTAATTGCCGGCCGGCCAAGTCGATTGCCGTTAATTTTTGGCCGGATCTCTGACTGTTGTTTTGGTTGGTTGGTCAGGATGCACGCTCAGGCCCTGCTGTCGAACCAGCCGATCTGGCAGAGCAGCGGCGGGGCGCCGGGTCCGGATCTACTCACGGGCTACGAGGCTTCCTCCAGCGGCGGCGAGAAGACACGgctcctcgtccccgtcgccggcgGCATCGTCGAGCTCTTCGCTTCAAGATAcgtacgtgcgtgcgtgcgtgcgtgcgtggccgATGATGGGAAATAAAAATATCAGTTAGGTTTGGAAGTAGTTAGGGAGCACGCGGTTCCCGTGAGCTgacgcgacggcggcggcaacggcggtgcaCCGTACGCAACAGCCTTCGCGTTTCCATGGTGCGTGGTGTATATATATGGCTGACCTGACTGGGGTGCGATTAATGCAGATGGCGGAGGAGCAGCAGATGGCGGAGCTGGTCATGGCGCAGTGCGGCGGCGGTGGGCAGGGATGGCAGGAGACGGAGGCGCAGGGGTTTGCGTGGGACGCGGCAGCGGCAGACCCGGGGCGGCTCTACGCGGCGGCGTCGCTCAACCTGTTCGACGGCGCCGGGGGAAGCGGCTCGGGCGAGCCGTTCCTGGCGGGAGTGCAGGAGGACGGCGCGGCGGGCGTGGGTTGGCAGTACGCGGCAGAGAGCAGCGAGCCGCCGTCGACGGTGGCGCAGGAGCATCAGCAGCTGCACGGCTCGGGCGTGGGGAGGGCGGACTCGGGGTCGGAGAGGAGTGACATGCAGCTGGGGGACCCCGACGACAACGTCGACGGCGAGACGCAGAGGGGCTCCGGCAAAGACGGCGGCGGGAAGCGGCAGCAGTGCAAGAACCTCATCGCGGAGCGGAAGCGGCGCAAGAAGCTCAACAACCGCCTCTACACGCTCCGGTCCCTCGTCCCCAACATCACCAAGGTAATCACCGTCATCCATGGCCGCCGCCATGCACGATTCTTGGCTGCTTGAAACTAAGGAGCTTCGATCCATGTCGGCAGATGGACCGTGCGTCGATCCTCGGGGACGCGATCGACTACATCGTGGGGCTGCAGAAGCAGGTGAAGGACCTGCAGGACGAGCTGGAGGACCCGAACCCGCCGGGGGTCACCGGCGGCCACAGCAAGGCCCCCGACGTGCTCCTCGACGACCACCCGCCGCCGGGCCTCGACAACGACGAGGACTCGCCGCAGCAGCAGCCGTTCCCGTCCGCCGCCGGCAAGCGGCCCCGGAAGGTGGAggcgggcgaggaggaggagaaggaggcggaggaccaGGACATGGAGCCGCAGGTGGAGGTCCGGCAGGTGGAGGGGAAGGAGTTCTTCCTGCAGGTGCTGTGCTCCCACAAGTCCGGGCGCTTCGTCCGCGTCATGGACGAGATCGCCGCCCTCGGCCTCCAGATCACCAGCGTCAACGTCACCTCCTACAACAAGCTCGTCCTCAACGTCTTCCGCGCCGTCGTACGTCCCGCTCTCGCCGGGGATCCCCGCCGGGCCGATCGCCATTGTTGCATCCTGCTGATAGGGATTCATGGTTGGTTTGCAGATGAAGGACAACGAGGCGGCGGTGCCGGCGGACAGGGTGAGGGACTCGCTGCTGGAGGTGACGAGGGAGATGTACGGCGGGGGCGGCGCGTGGTCGTCCCcgctccccccgccgccgccgacgaacgCGAAGCTCGATGGCATGGACGGGCAGGCGGtgccggcggcggccggggaccACTACCAGCTGCACCACCAGGTGCTGGGAGGATATCACCACCAGCATCTGCAGTACCTCGCCATGGATTGATTGATTCCCTTTATTACTAGCCACTATAGGTCCATGGATGGATTAGTTGATATAGTACGTAATTAGTTCCCTTCCTGCTCGTATTTTGTTTTCTCTTTCATTTAAATATGTGAAGTTTAACTAATTAACTCGAGGAGAGGACAATGAAATCAAATTCGAAAGCTTCTGGCCGAAAGTCTCGGATCATTCTCACCTCTTTGTGGATCTGGACGCGGACTTTCATGTGGGCAAGCGCTTCAAATTCGAAAGCTTCTGGCCGAAAGCCGAGGGCTTTCTTGACGTAGTGCAGGAGGCATGGAATGTGGTGCCGTCGGAAGGGAACCCTTTCTTGGCCCTGGATAACAAACTGCATGCGACGGCCAAAGCATTGCAAACGTGGAGTGACAAGTGGATTGGGAATGTTAAGCTCCAAATTTCCTTGGCGATGGAGATCATTGGACGGCTTGACAAGGCAGCAGACTCGCGCCAGctggcggacgacgaacatggATTAAGGAAGTTGCTGAAGAGGGATCTTCTTGGCCTCTGCTCGCTCGAGAGATCCATTGCGAGGCAGAGATCACGGATTTGGCAACTTAAAGAGGGGGAGGCGAACACGGCTTTCTTCCAGCGACAGGCAAGATTCAGGCAAAAGAAGAATGTGATCACTTCTTTGAGCCACGAGGGGGTGCTATACACTGGGCAGGAGAGCATAGCGAAGGTGGTGGATGACTACTACGATGCATTATTTGGTTCTTCGGCTCGGCGGTTGGCCTCGATCAACTTGGACATGCTTGATCTCCCATATATGGATCTCGCACACCTCGAGGCCCAGTTTGAGGAAGAGGAGGTTGAGAAAATTATCAAAGCAATGCCATTGGACAAGGCACCAAGCCCGGACGGTTTCACTGGCCGTTTTCTTTGTGTCATGTTGGCACATAATCAAAGATGATTTTATGAAGGCTCTGCGGCAGTTCCATGCGGGAGACATGAGAGGGTTGGCTTCCATCAACAAGGCGCTGGTTTCCCTCCTCCCCAAGATCCAGGGAGCGGTGGATGTGAAAGATTTTAGACCGGTGAGCCTTATAAGTGGACCAGTGAAGATCTTCGACAAAATTCTGGCAACCAGGCttgcggaggacctgccaaggttggTGGGGCACCACCAGAGTGCATTTGTGCGTGGCAGATCGCTTCATGACAACTATATGTTGGTGCAATGCACGGCTAGGAGATTGCATGCGATGAGACATCCGGCAGTCCTACTTAAACTTGACATCACGAAAGCATTCGATACAATCCAGTGGCCTTTTCTACTTCAGGTGTTGCGGAGGTTGGGATTCGGAGCCAAATGGATTGCATGGATTTGTGGACTGTTGGCCACCTCCTCCACGAGGATCACGGTTAATGGCTTGCCTGGTAGGACGATCTTGCCGTGCCAAGGCTTCAGGCAAGGAGACCCCCTTTCTCCTATGCTCTTCATCTTGTGCATGGAGCCACTACGAGCACTATTCCAGTTTGCAACAGAAAGGGGGCTCCTTACACCTTTGACATGTTCAGGGCCAAAACAACGTGTTTCCATGTTTGCCGATGACGTGGTTGCCTTTCTCAAGCCCAATGAATTGGAAACACGGACTTGTGATGCTATTCTGTGGATTTTTGGCCAGGCCTCGGGCTTGGTGGTGAATTGGAGCAAAAGCTTGGCTATACCGATTAGGTGCTCTCCGGACGAGAAAGACTTGGCTATGAACATCTTGGGTTGCCCCGCTGGCACGTTCCCGTGCAGGTACCTCGGCCTCCCATTAACCCTGAGGAAGCCAATGGTGGCGCAGCTCCAGGATCTGGTGGATAAGGTTGGGGATGCGCTACCTTTGTGGAAGGCCTCCCTACTCCCAAAGAGTAGCCGCATGCTACTCATACAATCGGTGCTGCGTGCGATCCCTGTGCACTCCATGTTGGCGTTGGATTTGCCCGCAAAGACAATCTCGGCTCTATCTAAGATTTGTCGCGGGTTCTTGTGGTGTGGAAAGAAGGAGGCCCGTGGAGGAAATTGCTCGGTTTCATGGGAAATGGTGTGCAGGCCCGAGTGGGCTGGAGGGCTGGGATTGGCGAACTTGAAGTGGCTCGGTAAGGCACTTCAAGCGAGATGGCCGTGGCTGCAAAAGTACGAGAAAGGTAGACCATGGGCAGAGTTTCAGATCAGCGTACCGGTGGAGTTAGAAGCATTGGTGCAAGCTGCGGCAGTTACGACTTTGGGTGATGGGAAATCTACCTTGTTGTGGGAGGATAAATGGTTGGATGGCTCCCGGATACATGATCTCGCGCCTTTGATATATGACATGAGTCCTCGGAGGGCTAGAAGGTTGCTAACGGTCTCGGAGGCTCTTGACAACAACAGATGGGTGTCGAACATTGGCCCGGAGCTCTCGACGGAGGCGTTGTTGCAGTTCTTGGGGCTGTGGTCTAATTTGGACGAGGTGCAACTCTCTGAAGGAGTTGATGAAACGATGCGGTGGAATTGGGAGAGCAATGGCCAGTTTTCGGCGCGGTCGGCCTATGCGGCGAGGTTCTTGGGTCTTCAGGTTTCGCCGGAGGCTGAGTTTACTTGGGGCTCCCGGGCACCTCTTCGATGTCGATTCTTCACATGGTTAGCCTTAAAAAACAAGTGCTGGACCTCGGATCGGTTGGCTAGACGAGGACTACCACATCAAAACGCCTGCCCCCTTTGCGACCAGGAAGAGGAGACCATCCATCATCTCATGCTCGGGTGTgtgtttgcaaaaaaaatatgGCATGGTTGGGGCTGATTACCGGTAGACCGGGAATTGAGCCACTAGTTGGCGAGGAGCTAAGTGCTTGGTGTCTCCCACAAGATTCTGCTGGGCACAACAAGAAAGCGATGAGCCAAGTGCCTATTGGTAATGTGGTTGATCTAGAGACATAGGAACGACATTGTGTTCAATGGAGCTACCCCCTCCCTCTCGAGAGTACGGCAGAGAATTATGGAGGAGGCCAAGTTATGGGAAAAGGCGGGGCTGTTCAAGGAGGGCGCTGGAGGAGTGCAAGATGGTGTAGAGGTAGCCGGGTGGGAGGATGAAACATAGAAGGAAGGGAGCCTTGAGTGTGTGGGTGGTGTCAGAAATCCGACATGTAAATATGACTTTGGggactctttcccccttctcctttaatgaatgatacgcatgcttatgcgtattcgagaaaaagaaATCAAATAAGAGAGAATGGCAAACATGGCTCAAGCGACGAGTGAGAAGCACAGGAGGGAAATCAAAACCTGCAGAAGGAAAATGTACAAATAAGAGAGGTGCTGATGCTATGGAAATAGATATGGGCCTTGAGTTTGCAAAGAAAACCAAGATGGAAATCGATGTTTCGAATGATGCTAAGGAGGCGGTTGACCAAAGCACTATAACGCAACAATCTAATAATGTGGAAGCTGGGCTGTAGAGACAGCCCGGCGGGCCCCAATGAAACTAGTGGCTTGGAACTGCCAGGGATTGGGTAATTGCTCGGCAGTTCGAGGGCTTCTGGATCTCCAGAAGAGGAAGGACCCGAATGTGCTTTTTCTTTCCGAAACAAAGATGGTGGAAAACAAGATAAGTAGATTTAGATGGATGTTAGGAATGTCAGGGATGGTAACTAGAGATTGCAAGGGAAAAAGTGGAGGCATAGCACTCTTTTGGAGAAAGGAGATAAATATTGAACTTCGCAACTACTCCAAGTATCATATAGATGTGCGAGTGGTAGAGGATGATGGTTTTAAATGGAGGTTCACTGGAATATATGGTGAACCAGCAAGTGACAAAAGAGGAAATACATGGAAACTATTGCGAATACTGAACCAGCAATCAGACCCCCCTTGGCTATGCATGGGGGACTTCAACGAAATACTCTATGGACATGAAAAAAAAAGGCGGACCGCCTCGTCCTCAAAGTCAAATGGACAATTTCAGAATGGCGATTGAGGAAAGTGGTCTCAGAGACTTGGGCTACTATGGAGACAAATATACATGGCGTAACAATAGTTGGGATGCTAGGAGATATGTGAAAGAAAGACTTGATCGGGCACTTGGGTCTAGTTTATGGTGTGATTGCTTCTCATCCTATAAAGTGATTAATGGTGATCACAGACACTCCGACCACAGACCAGTGATAATGATTACTGGTGAAAATAATAACAACAGATCCAGATCATATGATAGAGTTAATTTCTTCAGGTTTGAAGCAAAATGGCTCCAAGAAGAGGACTATGACAACATCGTAAACAAGGCCTGGAGCAACATGACAACTAACATGGTTGGGAACCTAATGGAAGGTCTCCGGAAAGTAGCTGTCGATTTAAAGGAATGGGATGCTAAGGTCCTGGGAAACACACAGGAGAAAATAAAAAGAATGAAGGAGGAATTAGAACTTACCAGGAGGAGTGAAATCAGTCAAAGCTCTATTGCACGGGAAAACGTGCTAAGGGAAAAATAAATAGATTGGAACAACAATATGACACCTTTTGGAAACAGCGAGCCCACGTGAAGTGGTTACATTCCGGGGATCGTAACACAGCCTACTTCCATGCTTTTGCATCGGAAAGAAAGAAACGGAATAAAATAAACAAACTTCAGAAAGAAGATGGGTCGTGGGTGGAAAGCCAAGAACAGATGAGAGAGCATGTGGCAGAATATTTTTTTTCAACCTCTTCTCATCGAAAGCCGGGTATAACATAACAGAAATATTGCAAGTCGTTCCAACAAAAGTGGACAACAGCATGAACAATGTCCTATGCGCGGAATACTCTCCAGAAGAGGTCAAAACTGCACTAGAAAACACCGGTGACCTTAAAGTACCTGGTCCTGATGGAATGCCTGTCATATTTTTTAAACGCTTCTGGCAAATCGTTGGAGACCAGCTCACAAGAGAAGTGCTCAATGTTTGAAGGGAGGAGACATGCCAGAAGGCTCGAATGATACTTTGGTAGTAGTTATACCAAAAATTTCAAAACCGGAGAAGCTGAAAGATCTTAGGCCAATAAGCCTATGCAATGTTGTCTACAAAGTGGTGTCTAAGGtacttactgttggaaatatgccctagaggcaataataaatggttattattatatttctttgttcatggtaattgtctattgttcatgctataattgtattgtccgaaaatcgtaatacatgtgtgaatgcatagaccaccacgtgtccctagtaagcctctagttgactagctcattgatcaacagatagtcatggtttcctgactatggacattggatgtcattgataacgggatcacatcattaggagaatgatgtgatggacaagacccaatcctaagcatagcataaaagatcgtgtagtttcgtttgctagagcttttccaatgtcaagtatcttttccttagaccatgagatcgtgcaactcccggataccgtaggagtgctttgggtgtgccaaacgtcacaacgtaactgggtgactataaaggtgcactatgggtatctccgaaagtgtctgttgggttggcacggatcgagactgggatttgtcactccgtgtgacggagaggtatctctgggcccactcggtaatgcatcatcataatgagctcaatgtgactaaggcgttagtcacgggatgatgcattgcggtacgagtaaagagacttgccggtaacgagattgaacaaggtattgggataccgacgatcgaatctcgggcaagtaacataccgattgacaaagggaattgcatacgggattgattgaatcctcgacaccgtggttcatccgatgagatcatcgtggaacatgtgggagccaacatgggtatccagatcccgctattggttattgaccggagaggcgtctcggtcatgtctgcatgtctcccgaacccgtagggtctacacacttaaggttcggtgacgctagggttgtagagataagtgtatgcggaaacccgaaagttgttcggagtcccggatgagatcccgaacgtcacgagaggttccggaatggtccggaggtgaagaattatatataggaagtcaagtttcggccaccgggaaagtttcgggggttaccggtattgtaccgggaccaccggaagggtcccgggggtccaccgggtggggccacccatcccggaaggccccgtgggctgaagtgggaagggaaccagcccctagtgggctgggcgccccccatgggcctccccccatgcgcctagggttgcaaaccctagggtgggggggcttcccacttgccttggggggcaaggcaccccccttggccgccgccccccaccctagatgggtttggccggcgcccccccccctcccaagggggcctatataaaggggggagggagggcagcaacatatcagccttgggcgcctccttcctcccctgcaacacctctctctctcgtataagctcggcgaagccctgccgacatcccgctgcatccaccaccacgccgtcgtgctgctggatctccatcaacttatccttcccccttgctggatcaagaaggaggagacgtcgctgcaccgtacgtgtgttgaacgcggaggtgccgtccgttcggcactcggtcatcggtgatttggatcacggcgagtacgactccgtcatccacgttcattggaacgcttccgctcgcgatctacaagggtatgtagatgcactcctttcccctcgttgctagtatactccatagatgcatcttggtgagcgtaggaaaattttaaattatgctacgattcccaacagtggcatcatgagccaggcctatgcgtagttactatgcacgagtagaacacaaagcagttgtgggcgttgatgttgccaattcttcttgccgctactagtcgtttcttgtttcggcggcattgtaggatgaagcggcccggaccgaccttacacgtacgcttacgtgagacaggttccaccgactgacatgcactagttgcataaggtggctagcgggtgtgtgtctctcctactttagtcggaacggattcgatgaaaagggtccttatgaagggtaaatagaaattggcaaatcacgttgtggtcttccgtaggtaagaaacgttcttgctagaaacctacaaaccacgtaaaaatttgcaacaacaattagaggacgtctaacttgtttttgcagcaagtgctatgtgatgtgatatggccagaagatgtgatgaatgatatatgtgatgtatgagattgatcatattcttgtaataggaatcacgacttgcatgtcgatgagtatgacaaccggcaggagccataggagttgtctttattattttgcatgacctgcgtgtcattgaataacgccatgtaaattactttactttgttgctaaacgcgttagccatagaagtagaagtaatagttggcgtgacgacttcatgaagacacaatgatggagatcatgatgatggagatcatggtgtcatgccggtgacgaagatgatcatggtgccccgaagatggagatcaaaggagcataatgatattggccatatcatgtcactatttgattgcatgtgatgtttatcatgtttttgcatcttatttgcttagaacgacggtaataagtaagatgatcccttatgataatttcaagaaagtgttcaccctaactgtgcaccgttgcgaaggttcgttgtttcgaagcaccacgtgatgatcgggtgtgatagattctaacgttcgaatacaacgggtgttgacgagcctagcatgtacagacatggcctcggaacacggaggaccgaaaggtcgagcatgagtcgtatagaagatacgatcaacatggagatgttcaccgatcttgactagtccgtctcacgtgatgatcggacacggcctagttaaactcggatcatgtttt encodes the following:
- the LOC123143411 gene encoding transcription factor TDR — protein: MAGGDYHQQSIIGGRAAVHGHGGGGGGTVEAALRPLVGGAHGWDYCIYWRLSPDQRFLEMTGFCCSAEFEAQVATLADVPSSIPLDSSSIGMHAQALLSNQPIWQSSGGAPGPDLLTGYEASSSGGEKTRLLVPVAGGIVELFASRYMAEEQQMAELVMAQCGGGGQGWQETEAQGFAWDAAAADPGRLYAAASLNLFDGAGGSGSGEPFLAGVQEDGAAGVGWQYAAESSEPPSTVAQEHQQLHGSGVGRADSGSERSDMQLGDPDDNVDGETQRGSGKDGGGKRQQCKNLIAERKRRKKLNNRLYTLRSLVPNITKMDRASILGDAIDYIVGLQKQVKDLQDELEDPNPPGVTGGHSKAPDVLLDDHPPPGLDNDEDSPQQQPFPSAAGKRPRKVEAGEEEEKEAEDQDMEPQVEVRQVEGKEFFLQVLCSHKSGRFVRVMDEIAALGLQITSVNVTSYNKLVLNVFRAVMKDNEAAVPADRVRDSLLEVTREMYGGGGAWSSPLPPPPPTNAKLDGMDGQAVPAAAGDHYQLHHQVLGGYHHQHLQYLAMD